The Vitis vinifera cultivar Pinot Noir 40024 chromosome 1, ASM3070453v1 DNA segment TGGCTCCTGCTTCCAGAAGGATATCTTGAACTTGGTATATATCTGTGAGTGCAATGGGCTTCCTGAGGTAGCAAACTACTGGAAACAGGTCATTAAGGTGAATGACTACCAGAAGACCCGCTTTGTTAACCGGGTGGTTTCCTCAATGTTTAACACAGTCTCAGGCAAGAAGATCGCCATTCTAGGCTTTGCCTTCAAGAAGGACACTGGTGACACAAGGGAGACCCCAGCCATTGATGTGTGCAAGGGGCTGTTGGGTGACAAAGCCCATTTGAGCATATATGACCCTCAGGTTTCAGGGGAGCAGATTCAGAGGGATCTTGCAATGAAGAAGTTTGATTGGGACCATCCAATTCATCTTCAACCCTTGAGCCCCACCTCTGTGAAGCAAGTCAGTGTGGTCTGGGATGCCTATACTGCTACAAAGGATGCCCATGGAATCTGCATCCTGACCGAGTGGGATGAGTTCAAGTCCCTTGATTACAAGAAGATCTATGACAACATGCAGAAACCCGCATTCGTCTTTGATGGGCGGAACGTTGTGGATGCAGAGAAACTGAGGGAAATCGGATTCATTGTTTACTCCATTGGTAAGCCATTGGATGCATGGCTCAAGGACATGCCCGCTGTGGCATAAAGACCCAGAAGGAGAAGCACACAATCTGGTGTGCCATGGGGCTGGTTGAGGGTTTAGAATCCATATCTGAGAGAAGTATGAAGTTTGATCATCCTATATcatttttccttccattttgcCTTATATTTCATCTAGTTCCGGGGCTCTGTTTCTTAAGCTTTACTTTGTATAATGGATTCCATGACACACTGGTGTCTGAATCTCTGTCTAGCTAATAGATAGCCTGAATTTGTTGTTAACTTTGTTCCAATGTAATAAATCATAAGTCAGAAGATTATGTATCCATTTTCTCTGTTTACCCCACCAATATCATTTATACATCCAGAAAATTTTCTCAGCAGAAGAATGAAGATTATGGATTGTTTCCTGGAAAAACCGTACTATATGTGATGTAATTTCATTCATGCTATTACTTTTATTTGATCTTGAGTAATGGTCAATGATGGTGAGAGGGGTATGGGCCCTTTGTTAGTTTGTGGGATGAATCAATACGGGGGTGGAACTTGGAAGTGAGCCTAATGTTAGGGGAATGATCACTACCTTTAGAGTGTCTACTTGACTTATCAGGTCAACCTGGCTGCCCATGCAATGGAGTGGGAATGGACCTAATGTATAGCAATGATTCTGATCACTGCTTGGACAGAGGGTTGGACTTTCTTGTGGGAACAACCTTCCACTTGTTTTCAAGGGTGGaactgcttttaaaaataattttgtgttattttgataatatattaattgttttgagTTAGTTTCTTAactgtgttttaaaaaataattacaaaaaaaatattagaaatagaaaacaagtttgagaatatttttgaaaattgttcttaaaaactgtttttgaaaattatttttaaaaatatttttaaacaaatccttatctttgaaaataaagctattaaaatattaatttttaaaaattgttttaataaattatcaaaatgcccttaCTTTTCCATGCTTGCTACTAAGCTTGTTATCTTTATATTAAATCTTAAAGAATTTGCTTGAAAATTATGTATCCATTTTATTTCACCTCGGATAAAAGATTCAGGGATGGTtcaccttttatttttttattttttttgttttttaaatataggTAGAAGTAGttccttattttattgaaaaagtcTTTTAAGATATATTTTTACAAACTCAAACCGCTCTtatatatgcattttaaaactataaagGTATTTTAAAAGTTAAGAATGCACGAAATCCCACTTTGGGTTTTAAAGCTTAAAGATAAGtgagtttatttttatttatttatttttttatctttttattttttaaatacatataaatgaaaatcacttttataaaaataaataataaaaaaatatgaaattaatttatttagtataatttaaaataaaaattttaaaaataaaaaaatataaaattttcacatttttttgtaaaatattttaagaaataattagaCTTTCctatcctatttttaaaaaccatgtcAACAAGTCCTACATAATTAGCCTAATTTTGCTTAATAGTTGTTATTAGAATTTCTCTTATTAGAATacataaattctttttttctagttttatgCTAATAGAAATCagatttaaatcaaaattttatggtaattttttaataaaaattatattcatattttataaattatttttaattaatgtcaATTTAGCATAATTGgtcaaattttgataatttatggaaaaaaaaaaattgcgaGCCGCCAAATACAGAATCAAACTTTATCGTGACCGTTAATGTAATTACCTATTCTGAACCGGTCCGGTTTAAGTAATTTTAGAGCCGGCTTAGGTTATTCAGAGCCGGTTCGCATTTGCGAACCGATGTATACAAAAAGCACGAACCGTATCTTCACCCTCCAGGGTCTTCCCTTCTCATATCCTCTTTCGATCAAAGTCCGATTCTGTTCGTCTTCTTGATATGATTTTCAGATCAACGATTGATCCGTTCAATTCTCGTTTTCCTCTATCGATTGATCCCTCTTTTACTTTCTGCCGTTGACTTTACCTCATCTGGGTTAGGGTTTCGAATCTCCGTTCCCAATCCTTAGATCGCCTTGATCCGTGGTGTATTTGGCATcgaatttcattatattttgttaCCCTCTCCTATTTGGttcaaattttgttgatttttaagATCTGTCGAGCTTTAGGGTTTCGAGGTGTTCAAACTTTAATTCGATATAAATTTCTTAGGGTTTTGGTACGTTTCGATCTTTGCCCTTTGTTCGTTTTTGATATTGTGGTTTTCACATGTGATTTTGAGaatctagggttagggtttgacGTAAATTTCGAATTTTGCATATTGTGTATGAATTTCATTGGGGAAACATATTCTTGAGaaattaatttcttgttttggTATTTAGGATTAGGGATTTAGTTTTTAATggggtttatttatttatttattttaatagaactTTGGAGGAATAAAAGCAcgttaatattattattattataaaacaaaaaatacgtAAATAAAATGCTACTTTCATGCTTTAAATAAGTTCTGTTAGCTTTTCATTATTGAGGACGGTTTCAACTAATCAGGTTATACAGTTAAAGAACAGTTATAAAATCCCCTAACCAAGTAATGCCAAACAATGCTTAACCTAGCCTTGTTATGCAAATTTGATATAGGTATAGGTTGTTGAATGAATGGTGTAGTATTTGGATAGGGAGGTGGTGTGCTTTTGGTTGTGTATACAGTAATTATACGTACATGGGCGGGTTTTTGGACATTAGTAATGCATGGGAGTTATTGGCTTTCGGGAAATGGTTAATCTATGATAGACTTATTACGCATTTTGACATGGATTATGACGAACTTGAATGTACGTGGTGACTGAATTTAGGATAACATATTAAGAAATGAATCATTATTTACTTGCAGGCATTTTCTTTATCACATTTAACTCATGCAttgttttcttggtttttaAAGGTCGCTTTTCTATGAGCCATAGTTTTGATTTTGCTTGTCATATATTGATTTCTCTGTGTTTTTTCTGTTTCATGTTGTTGATTTCTCCAACCAAATCAGGTTGCTTAATTTTGCTTCCTAATATGTTTGTTTGGATGAGGTTCACGGTATAAAAGCCAAATCGTATATTGCctgttgttttattttatataatacaagCAATTTATAAGTAGTTTTGGAAGGAAGCATGTGAGCCGTTGCTCATGCGTCTACGACTGAGTCTCGTGGATTTGGATGTTCATATTTGttaatatctttttaattatttgatgataataaatatgTCCATATTTTCTCCTTCCTATTCTTCACTGGCTTTTATGGTTCTAAAAGATTTTCATTTTAGATAAACTGCACATGTTCAGGTCTTAACACCTCATGCATGTGCCTTATGAGGGGTTAACACATTACCCTGAAGAGTACTTAATCTTTTTTTGTTAGATCTGTTGGTTACCATTTACTTTTGGGCAAAGTATAGATCAGTAAATACCTTTTCTGATTGCATACTGTACGTATGGAGGCCTTGATGCATCAAAATCTAAATTGCATGCACTTCTCTCTTCTAATTGGTTCCTTAGCTCTTAATTGTTTGTTTTGCAGGTTAAGATGGGACTCAAACGgtcttttgaaaatgaggagtttCAGGAGCTTCCTTTTAAGAACATGAAATGTGTTGAGTCTAGAGATAAGCTGGCCTCCTTTGGAGAAATTGTTCCATGTAAAGATGCCCCTCAGAAACCTGATATTTCAGGTAGAATATTGTTTGTTTTGTCATCATTAATGCTTACGCCTCATTTACTAGGTTTCTTGGAATCTTGCTATTGATTATCTTCTTGGTGATAGACATGTATTTTCTCTGGTTGGCACATTTTGTGTGCATAAATTTCACTTTTCTTGTAATCATTTATTTGGTGGGGATggtttttaagttaaatgtCAATCTTCCTTCTTTTGAAATTGGAAGTGTCTGGGAAAGCAATAGGAGGATTTAAGGGGAAATTTATATAGGCTTTTCTCCTGAAATTGGACAGATTTGTAAGGCATGAGCTTATTGAcaataataagaattttttttttttttttttttttttgcatactTCCCAGTTGAAGCGAACAACTATGAAATAAATAGAAAAGTAGAAATTTAAGTTGATTGGATGGTTTTAGACACCTGATCAAAATGGGTCTATTGTGAACCTGACCAATCTGTCTACTTACTGATTTATGACTGATCTTGTTTTATATATGTGAAGATGAATGCAGCTTTTATAAGTTTCAATGTGGTACAGAGGGGGTTGAAAATGGAGTCTCAGTTTTAGATGACAAAGGGTTTGAGATCAGCGCTCCCTTGTCGTGCAATGGTTCAAGTGAGGAAGATGGTAGGTCTGTGGCAGCTGCTTACTCATCCCTCTCTCCAGAATATTTTGAATCCTACCTCCCACGGAGAACAGTAGCACAGTTTGAGGATATATATTCTTCTTTGTTGGATTGTTCTCCTAGAAGACAAGTTCCTGTTGGACCAGATCATCAAGCAAATGTTCCAGTATGGAGCCTGCAGAAAGTCAAAAACAGATTAGATAAGTTAGAGACCTCTAATCGCTACATTTCCTCATCACAGTCAATGGTTTCAGACCAAACTGTTGATGGTGAAAACGAAGAAAGGTGGATGGGAACTTGTGTCATTCCAATGCCTGAAGAAAATTTGTCTGCTGAAAATGGTGTCAAGACTGGAGATGGCAGAACAGATTGTGGTTGCCTGGATAATGATTCTATCAGATGCGTGCGGCAACATGTAATGGAAGCACGAGAGAAACTAAGAAAAACCCTTGGACAGGAAAAATTCATGGAGTTAGGATTTTGTGACATGGGAGAAGAGGTGGCACTTAAATggcatgaagaagaagaacaggCTTTTCATGAGGTTGTTTTCTCACATCCCGCGTCATTGGGTCAGAATTTTTGGGAACATCTCTCTGCAACATTCTCATATCGAGCCAAGCAGGAACTTGTCAGCTATTATTTCAATGTCTTTATGCTTCGGCAGCGGGCTGCCCAGAACAGATCCAACTTCTTGTACATCGACAGCGATGATGATGAATGGCATGGAAATAATAGAAGCTTAAATGAAGTTGGAACtgcagaagaagaagatgattcTGGCATAGAATCTCTTTCTGATCAACATAATCACGCATATCATGAAGAGGAACCTCATGAAGAAGATGACGACGACGATGATGACGACGATGacgatgaagaagatgatgacaagGACGACAGTGATTTTGACGGTGATGGTGGTTTTGGAGATGACAAGCAAGGTGCCACCAAAGAGGATGGCATGGTGCATAATGGGAAGTTGCTTGATTACAACATGTTTGATCCTGTAGCTCGGAACATGGATAAGGTACCAGATAGCAATGGGGAGGATTTCAGTGTCCAAGATGACTCATGCATGTCTTTTGAGTGCCAACCCAATGTTGCCAACCCTTGTGCTCCTTCTGATCCGGAGGCTTCTGTTCAAGAAAGTGGAGCTAGGATTACCCAGCAAAAATCCTTTCATGGTGACGATGATGGGTCCAGCACCAGGGTAGACCCAGGATATTTATTGGAGCCCTCTGAAACCAAAGTTTGGGATGGCAGGTACTGGACAGGTTCCATAAATGGCGTTGATCTCCTGCCCACATGCAATATGATTGAAGAGATTTTTGGACTAGGCACACCGAATAGCAAGACAAAGGACGACAAAAGCATCAGCTAAGGCTCCCTGAGCCAATCCTCCCCTGTTTCTCTGTGTCTATCTTGGACATTCATGGCAGCCCTGATCACTGCGAAGCTCCTGATAATCAAGACTTTGGCAGATAGGGCCGTACCAATTTTCCCCACAAATGTCCCTTTCCCTTTGTGAATCTATTAGACTCGTTGATTTTTACAGGAATATGGGGATATGACAACTGTTGTTTATAATTCTCTTCTAAACCTTTATCTGGGCAATACATGAAAATAGCTTAAATGCTTGCTTTTTGTCGATAGATCTTCACaaagatgagaaatgaagaaaagaatcTCTACCCTTTATAGTAGAGACATGTATGTGTCTTGTATTGTCTTGGTGtcttctcaaaaattattttgtgcaAAGTCGAGTGAACAACATACATAGAAGAGGACTGATGAGAAGCCATGAATTGTGTTGACAGCTGAGCTGAGGAGTTATGGTCCTAATGAGTAATGGCACTAAGGGCCACATGCCTCTCATGACTGGAGTTACAGCATGAAATGGACATGAATCTATGAAAAGACTGAATCTTATTCATGGCCTGTAGCTTTATGGATCTACTTCCATGAATCGGACTCACAACATAAATGTGAATAAATGCCCCtcaatttgttaaaaaattaaattagatggTATCCTGTCGGATGCCGGCCCACATAAAGTAAGAATATGATTAGGAtaccaaaaatatatttcatcttCAACGTCAATGCTATAAATTATATACTAAAATCTAATTACTGATATTAAAAATTTGGTAATGctaaaattttcctttattttataaagcaattttgattttggtgtgcatagatttattttattaaatatgaatggatgaaaatgttatttttcaatacaattattaaataagCTTCTCCTAGTAGAAGCCAAAGCGTATGGTTcaacaataattgaaattgtAAAGAATAGTCTTTTACTATTAAATACAGAAGTTAAATGTCATCTAAGATTGGAGATTAAGTATTTAAATATGGGGATGAACTTTAGAGGGAGTGGGTTTAATTGTTGACCCAATCCTCTCCCAGTGTATCATATACTTTccattaatttttcttctcaTCATTGACGTCAATGCTTAGAAAGggatacaataattttttaagtctGTTTGTTGGGCCATTGGGTGTTCAACAACAACACGATAAACACccaaaaataattccaaaaaaaaaaaaaaagcaaaaagagaaaagaatggTCCGAGTCAGCTTGACTGTAGGTGACACGTTGCCACCAAAGCCTCTAGTGTGTCCTCCACCCCAAGACACATGAGAAAGACAGGTGGCTAATATACCATTTCCATGGTTTACCCACTGAGTTAAAttaaatcctaaaaataaaaataaaaaaaatcaaatcaaatcaaatatgaagaagaatatgaaagaaaacccacattaataataataataataatgaataaaaaaaataaagcattgcGTATTAGAAAAGCATATCGGTTTTGAACCAGAAAGGTGGGTTTACTCAATCAAGGAAGAAAACAGTAGGGTTGTTAGGTAAAATGAAAcccaaaaatcaattaatttcaTGGACCAACTGGCTGTGTTTTCAACCCTTTGGTACTTTCCAAAACCCTTACGGTTTTTATGTCTTTTTAATGATATCCAACAATTATTTCTTAACACTATTGAAAACTAATATTGGTCCATTGATGCCCCAAATTTAgtcatttattaaattatttaaatttaaggcTTTTGGGTATATATGTGTAGAAATGTAAAGGTCCAAGTCCCATATCTTTGCATCTAAgttcaattaatttaataatctaAATTTGGTTACAAATGTTGAAGTCTAAGATTGAAAAGGTTAAACATAAAATCATATACTCAATTTAATCATAAACCCTATTCagaatctttttcttttaatttcgtTTCTAAAAGCAAAACCGGGTtgtgagttttttttatttttttatcccaAGGTAGAGAGAGGAAATGAGGAAGGGTGAAGGGGAAAAACGGTTGGGGGCATGGAAGATGGCAGGGGCTGGTGTTGTGGGGTGAGCGCCGAGGTGAAGCAAAGACAAAAAGGAAGGGCATGGTGGGATGGAGTTGTTTCAGTATTGTATATGCTTCTACATGGTACTCATGGAGTAGAAGCCAGTACACAGATCACACACATTGGGATCCTTACAACCCCACAAATCCTGACCGTCCAATGTAACAGCGAAATATTCTCACTTGACTACACGTGCTTTCTATCCTTTTCCTTCCCTTATTAATCTTTGCTTCCATGCATGGAATTCTCCTCCAACTACAACACAGCCAGgccaagagagagagaaagtggagATAGGTAGCCCGATTGATTCTGATTCTCCTTCAGCTTGGGGGTGTGACCCATTTCTGCAAATCTTGATTTTGCCTTGCAAACCCCTTTTGATTTTGGGAAGGTTTGGTTTGAGAGCGTGTAGATATGGGGAATTCTGAAGGGCTCTTTTTGGTGGGTTGGATCTTGTACTTTACAAAACTGTCACATCCCAATAGTTGATTCTCGTCTGGGAGTTGTGCAAAGAGGGAAACTTTATGATCTGTTTTGAGTCCTGCTTGCCAGATTTGAGGTTTTGGATCCGGGTCTGTTTCTGGGTTCCTCTGTTTCTTCGCCATTTGGGTCTTGTAGGTCAAGAAATGTAGCATTGTTTGGGAGGCTTGAGCTCGCATTGGGTTCTCTGATCTGGGTTCTTGTTTACTGGGTGAGTTTGGTTTTGAACTCTCGTTGATCGAGTCCATCTATGGAGGAGGAAGATCAGAAGACGAAGCATGTGTGCAAGCTCTGCAACAAGAGGTACCCTTCTGGGAAGTCCTTGGGGGGTCACATGAGGTCTCATATGATTGGGAATTCAGCTGAAGCTgcagagagaaagaaaatttcatctttGAATGGTGGGAGAAGCAGCAAGAAGGAGTCAGGGTTTGAAGGTGGTGGGCATTCTGCATACGGTCTCAGAGAGAACCCTAAGAAAACATGGAGGCTGGCTAATTCAAGGAGTGGTTCACAGCAAGAGAATGTTTGTAAAGAATGTGGTAAAGTGTTTCAGTCTTTGAAAGCTCTTTGTGGTCACATGGCTTGTCACTCTGAGAAGGAGAGACTTTCAAGCAATTTGGAAGATCATTCTTGGACCAATGCTAGCCAGAAACCAGTAATGGATAGGCGAAAGAGGTCGAAAAGGACGAATTTTAACAGGACTCTTGCTGTTTACCCTTCTCCATCTGTTTCTGACACTGAGCAAGAGCAGCAAGAGTTGGCTATTTGTTTGATGATGCTGTCTAGGGATTCTGGGCATTGGGGTGGTTTGAATTCGCTTGTGTATTCTTCAGACAACAATTCTGTGGTCTTAGAGGCCAAATCATCCTCTATTGATATGAGAATTTGTAGGGGAGAAGATATGAATTGTGTTTCTGATGGTGATGAGATTGTGGAGACGAAGAAATTAGGAGATGGGAAGTCAAAATCTGCTGTTTTGGACTCTGAGGCTGGTCCGTTTGAGAATTCTGATTCTGGGTATTTTATGAATGGAGCCCAGAGGGTTGAATCAGATGTTTCTGTGGATGGGGTTTTCAGGAATGTTGAATCTCTGGAGCTTAAACTGGAAGATGGATCTGGGTTTGATGTGTTTGGTGCTGAATCTGGGAAGGGTTTAAAGAGACTCAAATGTATGAAAGCTGGATTGGGGAAGGATTTGAAGAGACCCAAATGTGTGAAAACTGAATTGGGAAAGGGTCTGCTCAAACAAGAAGGATATGATCGGGTGAATAGAGCTTCAGTGGAGTACGATTTGAGTAAGAGAGCTAAGAATGATTCTTACTCAGAAGAGAATGTTCGGAAGAGAAGCAAGTATCAATGTCTGACTTGTAACAAGACCTTTCACTCTCACCAGGCTCTTGGGGGTCACAGAGCCAACCATAAAAGGGTGGAAGGATGCAATTCATCGAACTATGAGAGCATTGAGAACAGCATAGAGACTGATACTTGCCCTGGCCCTACACCCCATAAGAAGCTAGCTCGATTTGGCAGTGGAAAAACCCCAATTGCTCAGGATTTGTCTGGCAAAGCTGAGAAAAAGATCGGGTCAAGGAAAAGCAATGGGCACATGTGCCCAATCTGCTTCAAAGTTTTCCGATCAGGACAAGCTTTAGGTGGTCATAAGAAGTCCCATTTTGTAGGAGTTTGTGAAGACGAAAACAGTAGGACTTTAGTAATCAAGCAAGAGCCTCTTGAGATTCCTGGTCTCATTGATCTTAATCTTCCTGCTCCTATTGAGGAAGAAGCTAATGAGCATGTTGGGTTCATGATATCATAGGTTGCTTGCAGACAGCAGCTAGCAGCTATCATGAGTTGCTGGTGGGTCTGATTTGTGACTGAATTTTTTGGTGGATATGGTTCCATGGAGATGCAAGAGTGTACAGTCAAGTTCcttgatgtttttttatttctattttctccccAGATCCAAGAATGTCTTCCAGAGGTAACTTCTCCATCTGCTGATCCTACTGCAAGAAGCAGTTTTGCTTGCCCTTGGAAATTATTCTTTGTTTCCATCTTTTGTTCAGGAATTTCAAGTTCTTTTGACGTGTTCCACCCTGAAACTTGATGTGATAACTGAGCTTTTATGTTTCGTCTCAAATACAACATTTTTAAGGAATTGAGCAGCCTTGTGAAGACACTGAATTAGGGCATCTATACTGTGCAGGCTCTGTTTATATTGCAGTTTCAAGGAACAAGGgcttctagtttcacttttagtCCCTTTTTTCAATTCAATCTTTTATGTGTTTCTAAGTTTGTGTCTGACTATTGAagtgtttttctcattttctgcCTGCTTTTCTTGTTAGAAGTTGAAAATTTCTGGTTCTGATGATAAGTTTTGTTTTGAAACTACATTCCCAAGATCTCatgttttcattcttatttggttttcatataTGTTTGACAGCTCAAGATAAGACTACTGACGATTATTAGGGAAACATGGCCTATGGGGTTGAAAGACATGACACCCTTTCACTACTGCACACAGTTCTCACCTAAAAACGCGCTAGGAAGTAGAACTGCTCTCTCATGGATCAGTTATTGATACTGCATCCTTGAACCGAGTTTGCAGATTTTGGGGTCAAAACAGTGGCTGGCTGGCTGGCGCCCATGAGGAAGTCATTCAGCAGAAAGAGGATCAAGGGCTTGTTAGGAAGCTGAATCCTCTTTGTGAAACAGTTGTGTTATCATCAACACTTCCCTGTTTAGAATTTTAGTCCCTATCCCGACAAAAAAAGAACAACTAATTGGGGCCCTTCTCGTTGAAATGGGAAATATCAAGTAGTTGGGGTGCTTTAAGTTTGAAGATTGGGGAGGGATGATTAGTGTGTGGAATCATGGGGAAAAAAAAGCCGATAAACCTGAAACTATTTGTATTATTCAACATGGAGTGTGAGCTCAAGTTGGTTGTATAGTCACCTACCATTACACATGACAATACATCTTATTGCTCTCTCCCCCTCTTTGTTATCCCTTTTCCCCCTTTAGTTGACACTCTGGCAAAATTCGTCTC contains these protein-coding regions:
- the LOC100250913 gene encoding uncharacterized protein LOC100250913 isoform X1 gives rise to the protein MGLKRSFENEEFQELPFKNMKCVESRDKLASFGEIVPCKDAPQKPDISDECSFYKFQCGTEGVENGVSVLDDKGFEISAPLSCNGSSEEDGRSVAAAYSSLSPEYFESYLPRRTVAQFEDIYSSLLDCSPRRQVPVGPDHQANVPVWSLQKVKNRLDKLETSNRYISSSQSMVSDQTVDGENEERWMGTCVIPMPEENLSAENGVKTGDGRTDCGCLDNDSIRCVRQHVMEAREKLRKTLGQEKFMELGFCDMGEEVALKWHEEEEQAFHEVVFSHPASLGQNFWEHLSATFSYRAKQELVSYYFNVFMLRQRAAQNRSNFLYIDSDDDEWHGNNRSLNEVGTAEEEDDSGIESLSDQHNHAYHEEEPHEEDDDDDDDDDDDEEDDDKDDSDFDGDGGFGDDKQGATKEDGMVHNGKLLDYNMFDPVARNMDKVPDSNGEDFSVQDDSCMSFECQPNVANPCAPSDPEASVQESGARITQQKSFHGDDDGSSTRVDPGYLLEPSETKVWDGRYWTGSINGVDLLPTCNMIEEIFGLGTPNSKTKDDKSIS
- the LOC100250913 gene encoding uncharacterized protein LOC100250913 isoform X2, producing the protein MGLKRSFENEEFQELPFKNMKCVESRDKLASFGEIVPCKDAPQKPDISEGVENGVSVLDDKGFEISAPLSCNGSSEEDGRSVAAAYSSLSPEYFESYLPRRTVAQFEDIYSSLLDCSPRRQVPVGPDHQANVPVWSLQKVKNRLDKLETSNRYISSSQSMVSDQTVDGENEERWMGTCVIPMPEENLSAENGVKTGDGRTDCGCLDNDSIRCVRQHVMEAREKLRKTLGQEKFMELGFCDMGEEVALKWHEEEEQAFHEVVFSHPASLGQNFWEHLSATFSYRAKQELVSYYFNVFMLRQRAAQNRSNFLYIDSDDDEWHGNNRSLNEVGTAEEEDDSGIESLSDQHNHAYHEEEPHEEDDDDDDDDDDDEEDDDKDDSDFDGDGGFGDDKQGATKEDGMVHNGKLLDYNMFDPVARNMDKVPDSNGEDFSVQDDSCMSFECQPNVANPCAPSDPEASVQESGARITQQKSFHGDDDGSSTRVDPGYLLEPSETKVWDGRYWTGSINGVDLLPTCNMIEEIFGLGTPNSKTKDDKSIS
- the LOC100245765 gene encoding uncharacterized protein LOC100245765, which codes for MEEEDQKTKHVCKLCNKRYPSGKSLGGHMRSHMIGNSAEAAERKKISSLNGGRSSKKESGFEGGGHSAYGLRENPKKTWRLANSRSGSQQENVCKECGKVFQSLKALCGHMACHSEKERLSSNLEDHSWTNASQKPVMDRRKRSKRTNFNRTLAVYPSPSVSDTEQEQQELAICLMMLSRDSGHWGGLNSLVYSSDNNSVVLEAKSSSIDMRICRGEDMNCVSDGDEIVETKKLGDGKSKSAVLDSEAGPFENSDSGYFMNGAQRVESDVSVDGVFRNVESLELKLEDGSGFDVFGAESGKGLKRLKCMKAGLGKDLKRPKCVKTELGKGLLKQEGYDRVNRASVEYDLSKRAKNDSYSEENVRKRSKYQCLTCNKTFHSHQALGGHRANHKRVEGCNSSNYESIENSIETDTCPGPTPHKKLARFGSGKTPIAQDLSGKAEKKIGSRKSNGHMCPICFKVFRSGQALGGHKKSHFVGVCEDENSRTLVIKQEPLEIPGLIDLNLPAPIEEEANEHVGFMIS